Proteins co-encoded in one Burkholderia ambifaria AMMD genomic window:
- a CDS encoding OmpA family protein, translating into MQRTIHIRRARLSPFVAALVVAGLVGSGAAYAQNTGGATVTPVGNGTVATAALPANTNPAAAPAAGSGTVVHGTAGTIAPPPANATPGQVVAGGKVPDEATKAAVLQKLRDTYGAANVVDQIEVGDVATPPNWSANVQKLLGAQLKQISKGQLKINGTQIEVKGEVHNEAQRQQLASDMANTLNPTYTIKNGLRVSASEQGLLDQTLANRTIEFETGSATLTPQGRQILDQMAAALSKLQNRTVDIIGHTDNSGNRTSNIALSQARADAVKGYLITKSIPPQQMTTTGVGPDQPIAPNDTADGRARNRRIEFRVGQ; encoded by the coding sequence ATGCAACGCACGATTCACATCCGCCGCGCGCGCTTGTCGCCCTTCGTGGCCGCCCTCGTCGTCGCCGGGCTCGTCGGCAGCGGCGCGGCCTACGCGCAGAACACGGGCGGCGCGACCGTCACGCCGGTCGGCAACGGCACGGTCGCGACCGCCGCCCTACCCGCGAATACCAACCCCGCCGCCGCGCCGGCCGCGGGGTCCGGCACGGTGGTGCACGGCACGGCCGGCACGATCGCGCCGCCGCCCGCGAACGCGACGCCCGGCCAGGTGGTGGCCGGCGGCAAGGTGCCCGACGAGGCGACCAAGGCCGCCGTGTTGCAGAAGCTGCGCGACACCTACGGCGCGGCGAACGTGGTCGACCAGATCGAGGTCGGCGACGTCGCGACGCCGCCGAACTGGAGCGCGAACGTGCAGAAACTGCTCGGCGCGCAGCTCAAGCAGATCAGCAAGGGCCAGTTGAAGATCAACGGCACGCAGATCGAGGTGAAGGGCGAGGTGCATAACGAAGCGCAGCGCCAGCAGCTCGCGAGCGACATGGCGAACACGCTGAACCCGACGTATACGATCAAGAACGGGCTGCGTGTGTCGGCGTCCGAGCAGGGGCTGCTCGACCAGACGCTCGCGAACCGCACGATCGAGTTCGAGACGGGCAGCGCGACGCTCACGCCCCAAGGCAGGCAGATTCTCGATCAGATGGCGGCCGCGCTGTCGAAGTTGCAGAACCGCACGGTCGACATCATCGGCCACACCGACAACTCGGGGAACCGGACGTCGAACATCGCGCTGAGCCAGGCGCGCGCGGATGCGGTGAAGGGGTATCTGATCACGAAGAGCATCCCACCGCAGCAGATGACGACGACGGGGGTCGGGCCGGATCAGCCTATTGCGCCGAATGATACGGCGGACGGACGGGCGAGGAATCGACGGATCGAGTTTCGGGTGGGGCAGTAA
- the tssM gene encoding type VI secretion system membrane subunit TssM, with product MQRILNVLTHPRTLSIVGIVALAAILFIVADMLQLPLLWAALAFAAILVLWLGVALWRRWRVKRANQQLGQVLEEQAETGKIAAPAAAALAPDSKTADLDVLRTRLSDAVKTIKTSKIGQVSGGSALYELPWYIVIGNPAAGKSSAVLNSGLQFPFADKNSAVIHGIGGTRNCDWFFTTEGILLDTAGRYSVHEEDRSEWLGFLGLLKRYRPKAPINGIIVTASIAELTGNRPEFAINLAKNLRQRVQELTEKLEVFAPVYVMFTKADLITGFTEFFSSSDKHEYDRVWGATLPYEPDEKRDVVALFDERFEELYEGLKEISVAQLSLSRGNQLSPGQLSFPLEFSTIKPSLRAFLATLFENNPFQYKPIFRGFYFTSALQEGETNSAAAQRIAHRFGLDANALPKPHSAFSKNGFFLRDLFSKVIFADRQTVRQFASPTKTRLRYATFFGFVAALALALGGWTWSTIGNQQLVANVQADLDNVTRLQQGRNDLQSRLQAMDILEDRIEQLEQFRRDKPVSVSLGLYQGDRLEQHLLTEYYNGVRQILLAPVSQNLASFMKDVNAHPEQLVPMTRPPESGAVQGGAVPVSTNPPGAAPPAGAAQGASAAAAAAPQQPAAPQGGLYSDASPTNVQDAYNALKTYLMLSDKRHVEQAHLTDQLARFWRGWLETNRGNMPRDEMIKSAERMISFYLSRVTDDDWPMIDANLALVDQTRENLRRVVRGMPARQRVYEEIKARASTRFAPMTIARIVGDGNQGLVAGSYAIPGTFTREAWFDYVQPAIRDAATKELQAKDWVLNTSTQDDLTLEGSPEQIQKTLVGMYKTEYAQHWQKFMQGIAVQGFSSFGQAVDGMNRLGDPQDSPIRKILETAYDQTSWDNPSLANVTIKKAQTGVVNWVKQLFTRSQAGQMAAANIDINGNPAEVPMGPIGQEFIGLARIVATHDGTSMLKGYMDSLSKVRTRFNVIKNQGDPGPGARQLMQQTLDGNGSELADSLKFVDEQMLTGLTDSQRKSLRPLLVRPLMQAFSVVIQPASAEVNKVWNAQVYQPFQSSLATKYPFAANAKVEAGAGEIAQVFGPDGAIAKFVGTTLGPLAVRRGDTLAARTWGDMGIGLTPDFTNGFARWVAPLAGGAAGGAAAAAEPQTVFQILPQPSTGTTEYTIAIDGQQLRYRNTPPQWTNFVWPNPQGSPGATLSATTFDGRTVQLVNEPGRYGLEKLINSAQRKRRPDGTFDLTWIQGSVNVSVTMRIISTSQPTGGGGDQPQQQSLRGLQLPSSVADASAGAAQNATQAGNGAPAAAPAVTAATATNAQGAQ from the coding sequence ATGCAACGCATCCTCAACGTGCTGACTCATCCGCGTACGCTCTCGATTGTCGGGATCGTCGCGCTAGCGGCGATTCTCTTCATCGTCGCCGACATGCTGCAGCTGCCGCTCCTGTGGGCGGCGCTCGCCTTCGCGGCGATCCTCGTGCTGTGGCTCGGCGTCGCGTTGTGGCGCCGCTGGCGCGTGAAGCGCGCGAACCAGCAACTCGGCCAGGTGCTGGAGGAGCAGGCGGAAACCGGCAAGATCGCCGCGCCGGCCGCGGCCGCGCTCGCGCCCGACTCGAAGACCGCCGACCTCGACGTGCTGCGCACGCGCCTGTCCGACGCGGTGAAGACGATCAAGACGTCGAAGATCGGCCAGGTGTCGGGCGGCTCCGCGCTGTACGAACTGCCGTGGTACATCGTGATCGGCAACCCGGCCGCGGGCAAGAGCAGCGCCGTGCTGAACTCCGGCCTGCAGTTTCCGTTCGCGGACAAGAACAGCGCCGTGATCCACGGCATCGGCGGCACGCGCAACTGCGACTGGTTCTTCACGACCGAGGGGATCCTGCTCGACACGGCCGGCCGCTACTCGGTGCACGAGGAAGACCGCAGCGAATGGCTCGGCTTCCTCGGCCTGCTGAAACGCTACCGTCCGAAGGCGCCGATCAACGGCATCATCGTCACCGCGAGCATCGCCGAACTCACCGGCAACCGCCCCGAATTTGCGATCAACCTCGCGAAAAACCTCCGTCAGCGCGTTCAGGAGCTGACCGAAAAGCTCGAGGTGTTCGCGCCGGTCTACGTGATGTTCACGAAGGCCGACCTGATCACCGGCTTCACCGAATTCTTCAGCAGCAGCGACAAGCACGAGTACGACCGCGTGTGGGGCGCCACCCTGCCCTACGAGCCGGACGAGAAGCGCGACGTCGTCGCGCTGTTCGACGAGCGCTTCGAGGAGCTGTACGAAGGGCTGAAGGAGATCAGCGTCGCGCAGCTGTCGCTGTCGCGCGGCAACCAGCTGTCGCCGGGCCAGTTGAGCTTCCCGCTCGAATTTTCGACGATCAAGCCGTCGCTGCGCGCGTTCCTCGCGACGCTGTTCGAGAACAACCCGTTCCAGTACAAGCCGATCTTCCGCGGCTTCTACTTCACCAGCGCGCTGCAGGAAGGCGAAACCAACAGCGCCGCCGCGCAGCGCATCGCGCACCGCTTCGGCCTCGACGCGAACGCGCTGCCGAAGCCGCACAGCGCGTTCTCGAAGAACGGCTTCTTCCTGCGCGACCTGTTCTCCAAGGTGATCTTCGCGGACCGCCAGACCGTGCGCCAGTTCGCGAGCCCGACCAAGACCCGGCTGCGCTACGCGACCTTCTTCGGCTTCGTCGCGGCCCTCGCGCTCGCCCTCGGCGGCTGGACCTGGTCGACGATCGGCAACCAGCAGCTCGTCGCGAACGTACAGGCCGACCTCGACAACGTCACGCGCCTTCAGCAGGGCCGCAATGACCTGCAGTCGCGCCTGCAGGCGATGGACATCCTGGAAGACCGGATCGAACAGCTCGAGCAGTTCCGCCGCGACAAGCCGGTGTCGGTGTCGCTCGGCCTGTACCAGGGCGACCGTCTCGAGCAGCATCTGCTGACCGAGTACTACAACGGCGTGCGCCAGATCCTGCTCGCGCCGGTCTCGCAGAACCTGGCGTCGTTCATGAAGGACGTGAACGCGCACCCCGAACAGCTCGTGCCGATGACGCGCCCGCCCGAATCGGGTGCCGTGCAGGGCGGCGCGGTGCCGGTCTCGACCAACCCGCCGGGCGCCGCACCGCCGGCCGGCGCCGCGCAAGGCGCATCCGCCGCAGCGGCCGCCGCGCCGCAACAGCCGGCTGCGCCGCAGGGCGGGCTGTACAGCGACGCGTCGCCGACCAACGTGCAGGACGCGTACAACGCGCTGAAGACCTACCTGATGCTGTCCGACAAGCGTCATGTCGAACAGGCGCACCTGACCGACCAGCTCGCCCGCTTCTGGCGCGGCTGGCTCGAGACGAATCGCGGCAACATGCCGCGCGACGAGATGATCAAGAGCGCCGAGCGCATGATCTCGTTCTATCTATCGCGCGTGACCGACGACGACTGGCCGATGATCGACGCGAACCTCGCGCTCGTCGATCAGACTCGCGAGAACCTGCGCCGCGTCGTGCGCGGCATGCCGGCCCGCCAGCGCGTCTACGAGGAAATCAAGGCCCGCGCGTCGACCCGCTTCGCGCCGATGACCATCGCGCGCATCGTCGGCGACGGTAACCAGGGGCTGGTCGCCGGCAGCTACGCGATTCCGGGCACGTTCACGCGTGAAGCCTGGTTCGACTACGTGCAGCCGGCGATCCGCGACGCGGCGACCAAGGAGCTGCAGGCGAAGGACTGGGTGCTGAACACGTCGACGCAGGACGACCTGACGCTCGAAGGCAGCCCCGAGCAGATCCAGAAGACCCTCGTCGGGATGTACAAGACCGAATACGCACAGCACTGGCAGAAGTTCATGCAGGGCATCGCGGTGCAGGGCTTCAGCAGCTTCGGCCAGGCCGTCGACGGGATGAACCGCCTCGGCGATCCGCAGGATTCGCCGATCCGCAAGATCCTCGAGACCGCGTACGACCAGACGTCGTGGGACAACCCGTCGCTCGCAAACGTGACGATCAAGAAGGCGCAGACGGGTGTCGTGAACTGGGTCAAGCAACTGTTCACGCGCTCGCAGGCCGGCCAGATGGCGGCCGCGAACATCGACATCAACGGCAATCCGGCCGAGGTGCCGATGGGTCCGATCGGCCAGGAGTTCATCGGGCTCGCGCGGATCGTCGCGACGCACGACGGCACGTCGATGCTCAAGGGCTACATGGATTCGCTGTCGAAGGTGCGCACGCGCTTCAACGTGATCAAGAACCAGGGCGACCCCGGCCCCGGCGCGCGCCAGCTGATGCAGCAGACGCTCGACGGCAACGGCTCGGAACTCGCCGATTCGCTGAAGTTCGTCGACGAGCAGATGCTGACCGGCCTCACCGATTCGCAACGCAAGTCGCTGCGTCCGCTGCTGGTGCGCCCGCTGATGCAGGCGTTCTCGGTGGTGATTCAGCCGGCCAGCGCCGAAGTCAACAAGGTGTGGAACGCGCAGGTCTACCAGCCGTTCCAGAGCTCGCTCGCGACGAAGTACCCGTTCGCCGCGAATGCGAAGGTCGAGGCCGGCGCAGGCGAAATCGCGCAGGTGTTCGGCCCGGACGGTGCGATCGCCAAGTTCGTCGGCACGACGCTGGGCCCGCTCGCGGTGCGCCGCGGCGACACGCTCGCGGCCCGCACGTGGGGCGACATGGGCATCGGCCTCACGCCTGACTTCACGAACGGCTTCGCGCGCTGGGTCGCCCCGCTCGCCGGCGGCGCCGCAGGTGGCGCGGCCGCGGCGGCCGAACCGCAGACCGTGTTCCAGATCCTGCCGCAGCCGAGCACGGGCACGACGGAATACACGATCGCGATCGACGGCCAGCAACTGCGCTACCGCAACACGCCGCCGCAGTGGACCAATTTCGTGTGGCCGAACCCGCAGGGGTCGCCGGGCGCGACGCTGTCCGCGACGACCTTCGACGGCCGCACGGTGCAGCTCGTCAACGAGCCGGGCCGCTACGGTCTCGAGAAGCTGATCAACTCCGCGCAGCGCAAGCGCCGTCCGGACGGCACCTTCGATCTCACGTGGATCCAGGGCAGCGTGAACGTGTCGGTGACGATGCGTATCATCAGCACGTCGCAGCCGACGGGCGGCGGCGGCGACCAGCCGCAGCAGCAGAGCCTGCGCGGCCTGCAGCTGCCGTCGTCGGTCGCCGACGCGAGCGCGGGCGCGGCACAGAACGCGACGCAGGCCGGCAACGGCGCGCCGGCCGCGGCACCGGCCGTCACGGCCGCCACCGCAACGAATGCACAGGGGGCGCAATGA
- a CDS encoding M15 family metallopeptidase, which yields MIAVALVAYFALAVAVAALLLLPGIRATVFESVAQFHGRMTRRANDRAARTRSQIVKSATATRGALSGVQNLLVRRRLMIMVSAGILATPPLVAIALRGRQLFQYDDTARVPDEKIAALLQGEQLVPPPPLPPEVFATKEVEQVRPALKDASRDWNLLDPDFRTRLLLVYKIMHEQYGYEMALLEGYRSPERQNRLAQMGTNVTNAAAFQSYHQFGLATDNAFLRDGKLVISEKDPWAMRGYQLYGQVAEQVGLTWGGRWKMMDLGHVEYHKPGFKLGRGS from the coding sequence TTGATTGCCGTCGCACTCGTCGCCTATTTCGCCCTTGCCGTCGCGGTCGCGGCCCTGTTGCTTTTACCGGGTATCCGGGCGACCGTTTTCGAATCGGTCGCCCAGTTTCACGGCCGCATGACGCGCCGCGCGAACGATCGCGCCGCACGCACGCGCAGTCAAATTGTTAAATCGGCAACCGCGACGCGCGGCGCATTAAGTGGCGTGCAAAATTTACTGGTTCGGCGGCGCTTGATGATTATGGTGTCGGCAGGTATTCTTGCGACGCCGCCATTGGTGGCCATTGCGTTACGCGGTCGGCAATTATTTCAGTACGACGACACGGCGCGCGTGCCAGACGAGAAGATCGCCGCGCTGCTGCAGGGCGAACAACTCGTGCCGCCGCCGCCGTTGCCGCCGGAAGTCTTTGCCACGAAGGAAGTCGAACAGGTGCGGCCGGCGCTGAAGGATGCGAGCCGCGACTGGAACCTGCTGGATCCCGATTTCCGTACGCGTTTGCTGCTGGTCTACAAGATCATGCACGAACAATATGGTTACGAGATGGCGCTGCTGGAAGGTTATCGGAGTCCGGAACGGCAGAACCGGCTCGCGCAGATGGGCACCAACGTGACCAATGCGGCGGCCTTCCAGAGTTACCACCAGTTCGGGCTCGCGACGGACAACGCGTTCCTGCGCGACGGCAAGCTGGTCATTTCCGAGAAAGATCCGTGGGCGATGCGCGGCTACCAGTTGTACGGCCAGGTTGCCGAGCAGGTCGGACTGACCTGGGGCGGCCGATGGAAGATGATGGATCTCGGGCACGTGGAATACCATAAACCCGGTTTTAAACTGGGACGCGGCAGCTAG
- the tagF gene encoding type VI secretion system-associated protein TagF — protein sequence MTQTVQAQIAYFGKIPSRGDFVKSPHNPQLLQTLDRWIAQALELLAEDPRWKIVYEDAKPMHFAFLGSRSKLAIAGHMVASHDVSMRRFPFLGATALEVDRPLAFLARSPLAFARLWSRVAAQIPPLLAKEEPPGALQALGDTQVPIDVGGPGTSHDGTFNDFIEHQSLYGLQQMLLESGHPVRLRGAMLALGSLLRPVMQSGSSHIERGLTLPLPVDPFYRSLVAAFWLELIAPFVAQADFELAIFIGSIAERERLIIGFNGASSKTLLSVVDPQTYAAHNIDIDDPEWIDAHAQNDQQISKLVSYLDQPQLSLRVAIDAFREAFIGG from the coding sequence ATGACGCAAACCGTTCAGGCGCAGATCGCCTACTTCGGCAAGATTCCGTCGCGCGGCGACTTCGTGAAGAGCCCGCACAATCCGCAGTTGCTGCAGACGCTCGATCGCTGGATCGCGCAGGCGCTCGAACTGCTCGCGGAAGATCCGCGCTGGAAGATCGTCTACGAGGATGCGAAGCCGATGCATTTCGCGTTCCTCGGCTCGCGCAGCAAGCTCGCGATCGCGGGCCACATGGTCGCGAGCCACGACGTGTCGATGCGCCGCTTCCCGTTCCTCGGCGCGACCGCGCTGGAAGTCGACCGGCCGCTCGCGTTCCTCGCGCGCAGCCCGCTCGCGTTCGCGCGGCTGTGGTCGCGCGTCGCCGCGCAGATTCCGCCGCTGCTGGCCAAGGAGGAACCGCCCGGCGCGCTGCAGGCGCTCGGCGACACGCAGGTGCCGATCGACGTCGGCGGCCCCGGCACGTCGCATGACGGCACCTTCAACGACTTCATCGAACACCAGTCGCTGTACGGCCTGCAGCAGATGCTGCTCGAAAGCGGCCATCCGGTCCGGCTGCGCGGCGCGATGCTCGCGCTCGGCTCGCTGTTGCGGCCCGTGATGCAGAGCGGTTCGTCGCACATCGAGCGCGGCCTCACGCTGCCGCTGCCGGTCGATCCGTTCTATCGCAGCCTCGTCGCCGCGTTCTGGCTCGAACTGATCGCACCGTTCGTCGCGCAGGCCGACTTCGAGCTCGCGATCTTCATCGGCTCGATCGCCGAGCGCGAGCGGTTGATCATCGGCTTCAACGGCGCGTCTTCGAAGACGCTGCTGAGCGTCGTCGACCCGCAGACCTACGCCGCCCACAACATCGACATCGACGATCCCGAGTGGATCGACGCCCATGCGCAAAACGATCAGCAGATCAGCAAGCTCGTCAGCTACCTCGACCAACCGCAACTCTCGCTGCGCGTCGCCATCGACGCATTCCGCGAAGCGTTCATCGGAGGCTGA
- a CDS encoding transporter, which translates to MDLIVQTYGADTSGMVCGFRFVPGGAGVMLDAEAAAAWLRTCRARDASASDDFVWLHFNLAHGASERWMRTHLGLPDSFFEFLHEGSRSTRIEQEDGALRAIVNDVMFNLELTPSEIATLFVHVERRIMVTARLKPLRSVDTLRAGVRDGERFRSPVELLVHLLHDQADLLIQIMRRTSVDVDRIEDRFLSQRLTSNRVELGAMRRTLTRLQRMLAPEPGSIFRLLAKPPAWLHPEDVQELRESTEEFSLVLADLSGLNERIKLLQEEIGSRLDEQNNRTLFTLTLVTVIALPINIVAGFFGMNVGGVPFSENKHGFWLMVLLVAGFTALAAWWAFRRRDDR; encoded by the coding sequence ATGGACCTGATCGTACAGACTTACGGTGCCGATACGTCCGGCATGGTGTGCGGATTCCGCTTCGTCCCGGGCGGAGCGGGCGTGATGCTCGACGCCGAAGCGGCCGCGGCATGGCTGCGCACGTGCCGCGCGCGCGATGCGAGCGCCTCGGACGATTTCGTCTGGCTGCATTTCAATCTGGCGCACGGCGCGAGCGAGCGCTGGATGCGCACCCACCTCGGATTGCCCGACAGCTTCTTCGAATTCCTGCACGAAGGGTCGCGTTCGACGCGCATCGAGCAGGAGGACGGCGCACTGCGTGCGATCGTCAACGACGTGATGTTCAATCTCGAACTGACGCCGTCGGAAATCGCGACGCTGTTCGTGCACGTCGAACGGCGCATCATGGTCACCGCGCGGCTCAAGCCGCTGCGCTCGGTCGACACGCTGCGCGCAGGCGTGCGCGACGGCGAGCGGTTCCGGTCGCCGGTCGAGCTGCTCGTGCACCTGCTGCACGACCAGGCCGACCTGCTGATCCAGATCATGCGGCGCACGAGCGTCGACGTCGATCGCATCGAGGATCGCTTCCTGTCGCAGCGGCTCACGTCGAATCGCGTCGAACTCGGCGCGATGCGCCGCACGTTGACGCGCCTGCAGCGCATGCTGGCGCCCGAGCCCGGCTCGATCTTCCGGCTGCTCGCGAAACCGCCCGCGTGGCTGCATCCCGAAGACGTGCAGGAGCTGCGCGAGTCGACCGAGGAGTTCTCGCTCGTGCTCGCCGATCTGTCCGGGCTCAACGAGCGGATCAAGCTGTTGCAGGAAGAGATCGGCTCACGCCTCGACGAGCAGAACAACCGGACGCTGTTCACGCTGACGCTCGTGACCGTGATCGCGCTGCCGATCAACATCGTCGCGGGCTTCTTCGGGATGAACGTCGGCGGCGTGCCGTTCTCCGAGAACAAGCACGGCTTCTGGCTGATGGTGCTGCTCGTCGCGGGCTTTACCGCGCTCGCCGCGTGGTGGGCGTTTCGTCGGCGCGACGATCGCTAG
- a CDS encoding M1 family metallopeptidase, producing the protein MSINIHKMRYLPLVAALALAGCGGDDGGVGSASALSSAGAPHSGSAPAANTPPSASNVDKSVSPVELPDTVVPVNYRLWFRPNDALDAFDGRADVEIKVLKPVNNIVIAGHRIKFTNGRITLQPGNIQLIATPQDKGDFYQLRPVAGTIAPGNYSLHMEWSGIINFKSYDDPATQTGGSCGDDPYPGCSAAEGVFRVDLKGTDGKTSGAILTQGETNLSRQWFPGWDEPAFRPTYEVTAEVPQSWRVVSNAAEKPATNVGGGYKLVQFEKTPPMPSYLLFFGGGMFDTYEDDFSSPLPGGKGGLHLRVFTPPGMSDWAKPAMDRTKQALDYYYRYTGIPLPLTKFDTVAANDAFKEQKDLNFGGMENWGSILEFADDILPQPGQPMSRYGNEVLTHEVAHQWFGDLVTTDWWDNVWLNESFATFFETKTTIQFFPDEFSWLDQVKNKYRVINRDIGPNAFPVAPNFNDWASNDFVLSASAFTYDKGGHVLKTLENYLGEQTLRQGLQQYLVDYSFGNGTPKRLWDALSKASGQSVGPIGDSYVRQTGVPLISLDTQCDMTKNQTIVTLKQQPFPNKNAYPGLQWTVPITLAYGQGLAKHTTLALKDTQAQTRIDGCTGVVADPSGLDYYVVNYSDAAWSGLLTQVNGSTDPVLLANLKSEAALLVANNLAPASRSTSIGSVASPAAMKLRQTPSFGGIAPTAKERPSLRYQGMFKPRKTLVQ; encoded by the coding sequence ATGTCGATCAACATTCACAAGATGCGTTATCTACCGCTGGTCGCCGCACTCGCACTCGCCGGTTGCGGCGGCGACGACGGCGGCGTGGGCTCGGCTTCCGCACTCAGCTCGGCCGGCGCGCCGCACTCGGGCTCGGCGCCCGCCGCCAACACGCCGCCGAGCGCGTCCAATGTCGACAAGAGCGTGTCGCCTGTCGAGCTGCCGGACACCGTGGTACCGGTCAACTACCGGCTGTGGTTCCGCCCGAACGACGCGCTGGACGCGTTCGACGGGCGCGCCGACGTCGAAATCAAGGTGCTGAAGCCGGTCAACAACATCGTGATCGCCGGCCACCGGATCAAGTTCACGAACGGCCGCATCACGCTGCAGCCGGGCAACATCCAGCTGATCGCGACGCCGCAGGACAAGGGCGACTTCTACCAGCTGCGCCCCGTGGCCGGCACGATCGCGCCGGGCAACTATTCGCTGCACATGGAGTGGTCGGGCATCATCAACTTCAAGTCGTACGACGATCCGGCCACGCAGACGGGCGGCAGTTGCGGCGACGATCCGTATCCGGGCTGCTCGGCCGCGGAAGGCGTGTTCCGCGTCGACCTGAAGGGCACCGACGGCAAGACGAGCGGCGCGATCCTCACGCAGGGCGAAACCAACCTGTCGCGCCAGTGGTTCCCGGGCTGGGACGAGCCGGCGTTCCGTCCGACCTATGAAGTGACGGCCGAAGTGCCGCAAAGCTGGCGCGTCGTGTCGAACGCGGCCGAGAAGCCGGCGACCAACGTCGGCGGCGGCTACAAGCTCGTGCAGTTCGAGAAGACCCCGCCGATGCCGTCGTACCTGCTGTTCTTCGGCGGCGGCATGTTCGACACCTACGAGGACGATTTCTCGAGCCCGCTGCCGGGCGGCAAGGGCGGCCTGCACCTGCGCGTGTTCACGCCGCCGGGCATGAGCGACTGGGCGAAGCCCGCGATGGACCGCACCAAGCAGGCGCTCGACTACTACTACCGCTACACGGGCATCCCGCTGCCGCTGACGAAGTTCGATACGGTCGCCGCGAACGACGCGTTCAAGGAGCAGAAGGACCTGAACTTCGGCGGGATGGAGAACTGGGGATCGATCCTCGAGTTCGCCGACGACATCCTGCCGCAGCCGGGCCAGCCGATGTCGCGTTACGGTAACGAGGTGCTCACGCACGAAGTCGCGCACCAGTGGTTCGGCGACCTCGTCACGACCGACTGGTGGGACAACGTCTGGCTCAACGAGTCGTTCGCGACGTTCTTCGAGACGAAGACCACGATCCAGTTCTTCCCCGACGAGTTCAGCTGGCTCGACCAGGTGAAGAACAAGTACCGCGTGATCAATCGCGACATCGGCCCGAACGCGTTCCCGGTCGCGCCGAACTTCAACGACTGGGCGTCGAACGACTTCGTGCTGAGCGCGAGCGCGTTCACGTACGACAAGGGCGGCCACGTGCTGAAGACGCTCGAGAACTATCTCGGCGAGCAGACGTTGCGCCAGGGCCTGCAGCAGTATCTGGTCGACTACTCGTTCGGCAACGGCACGCCGAAGCGCCTGTGGGATGCGCTGTCGAAGGCGAGCGGCCAGTCGGTCGGCCCGATCGGCGACAGCTACGTGCGCCAGACGGGCGTGCCCCTGATCTCGCTCGACACGCAGTGCGACATGACGAAGAACCAGACGATCGTCACGCTGAAACAGCAGCCGTTCCCGAACAAGAACGCGTATCCGGGCCTGCAATGGACGGTGCCGATCACGCTCGCGTACGGCCAGGGTCTCGCGAAACACACGACGCTCGCGCTGAAGGATACGCAGGCGCAGACGCGGATCGACGGCTGCACGGGCGTGGTCGCCGATCCGAGCGGCCTCGACTACTACGTCGTGAACTACAGCGACGCCGCGTGGAGCGGCCTGCTCACGCAGGTCAACGGCTCGACCGATCCGGTGCTGCTCGCGAACCTGAAGAGCGAGGCCGCGCTGCTCGTCGCGAACAACCTCGCGCCGGCTTCGCGTTCGACGTCGATCGGCTCGGTCGCTTCGCCGGCCGCGATGAAGCTGCGCCAGACGCCGAGCTTCGGCGGCATCGCGCCGACGGCGAAGGAACGTCCGTCGCTGCGCTATCAGGGCATGTTCAAGCCGCGCAAGACGCTGGTTCAGTAA